AGATGTATATAAAGTGTAAACAATGTCCCATATACGTGGACCTGGCCCTGACATGTCAAAATCGATGATCCCCACAGGAAGTTTATCTTTAAACACAACGTTATACAAAGCAGCATCATTATGGCAAACAACTTCATGTAAAGATCTCACTGGATATTCATTTTTAGACTTCGTAGTTGGAATAAACCCAACAGTTGCGTCATGATATCTTCTTAAGAGCTTGGCAAGTTCGTATAAAACCTCATCCGACCACATGTATTTCTCAATTTCAGGGTAGTTATTCCCCGGAACTACTCCTTCAATGTAAGATAGAATCTCTCTATTCTTCTCATCTAATCCCAGATATCTAGGAGAATAGGGATAGCCGACCATTTCAAGGTGTATTAGCGATTCATACACATAAGGATTGGAATTAGCCTCCCGACGAACTGTGTTCCCTACTTTCACGACCTTATTTATATTCCCACCAGTAAGAACTTCCTCCGTTTCTGACAAATCTATTCCTCCTTTTGATTTTACCTACACTGAGGACCTTTAGGTCCGGCCGCGATGCGGTTGGGAGGTGCGGAGTGTCCCGACAATTACTTTTTCGATTAATCTACAAATACTATGTTTTCATAATGTTCGCCATCCCCTATATTATCTGAGGAAAGCCATTCAAAATATCTTAATCCTAGTTTCTTTGCAATCAAATAAGCCGGTGGCTCTTCGCCCGTAAATTGAACTAAATCAAAGATCTCTTTTATATCTTCTGCACTATTGCCTTGCTGCATAATCAATTCCCTCAGTAAAAATAAATCCAGATCATCCTTCTCAATAATCAGATCATCCGTCCAGTCGCACTTATAAGCAGATACGATATCATCTTTTTCAAAAATTATTAGTTCCCAACCGTGGTCCTCCATATATGAATAATGAACTAATAAGCCAGGATTTAGTGAAACTATCGATTTACGGATATCAAAGG
Above is a window of Paenibacillus wynnii DNA encoding:
- a CDS encoding aminoglycoside phosphotransferase family protein, with translation MSETEEVLTGGNINKVVKVGNTVRREANSNPYVYESLIHLEMVGYPYSPRYLGLDEKNREILSYIEGVVPGNNYPEIEKYMWSDEVLYELAKLLRRYHDATVGFIPTTKSKNEYPVRSLHEVVCHNDAALYNVVFKDKLPVGIIDFDMSGPGPRIWDIVYTLYTSVPLAEFEPSQNDHEVESYNRKKHALARKRRIEIFFDSYGTDVPTDLKEWVISRIKFMCTTLSERAASGDPAFIKLVEEGHLAHYEKEIEFLGEHFDDWM